A stretch of Henckelia pumila isolate YLH828 chromosome 4, ASM3356847v2, whole genome shotgun sequence DNA encodes these proteins:
- the LOC140862529 gene encoding uncharacterized protein, whose amino-acid sequence MVGSDKFYHCKELGHISRNFPKKKQTTGHLLVMQAEETDPDTSLITGKIRIRCIATFALLDSGATLSFISQSFIDRVGIIPEVSSTGYDITVPSGEVLYTTIMLSGLELELQGHTLRADLVVLPMPGFDLILDVFADDVAGIPLVREVEFSIELLPGTVRIFKAPYHLAPTEMKELKEKTQKSLVKGFIRPSFSPWGAPVLSVKNKDGSMRLFIDYRELNRVTKKVSTTEIEDLFDQLQEA is encoded by the exons ATGGTTGGTTCGGACAAGTTCTATCATTGCAAGGAGCTGGGACATATTTCAAGAAACTTCCCCAAGAAGAAGCAAACCACGGGGCATTTATTggtgatgcaggcagaggagacAGACCCTGATACTTCTCTCATCACGG ggaaaATTCGCATTAGATGTATAGCTacatttgcgttgctagattctggAGCTACGCTTTCTTTTATCTCTCAGTCGTTTATTGATCGGGTAGGAATTATACCCGAGGTATCTAGTACGGGTTATGATATTACCGTACCATCTGGTGAGGTTCTATACACCACCATCATGCTCAGTGGGTTAGAGTTGGAGCTACAGGGGCATACATTAAGAGCCGATCTAGTTGTATTGCCGATGCCAGGATTTGATCTTATTCtag ATGTCTTTGCGGATGATGTAGCCGGAATTCCTCTAGTCCGAGAGGTTGAGTTCAGCATTGAGTTACTACCTGGTACCGTGCGTATATTTAAGGCACCGTATCATCtcgctcctaccgagatgaaagagctgAAGGAGAAAACTCAGAAGTCACTGGTGAAGGGCTTCATTCGCCCTAGTTTctcaccttggggtgcaccagttTTGTCCGTGAAGAATAaagatggcagtatgagactatTCATTGATTATCGAGAACTGAACCGTGTCACAAAAAAAGTATCCACTACCGAGATAGAAGatctatttgatcaattgcaagaAGCTTAG